In Thermus islandicus DSM 21543, a genomic segment contains:
- a CDS encoding MFS transporter, which produces MWKAPREGRSTILTILDLRERNYRLAVVNGWLVWLGDAFLNPNIVLSGFAAKLGAPGAFIGLLPALLQAGGMVPQAFLAPWVARLPRKIVLYRKVAALRLSGVLLMALSALLFGQNPSLLLLGFLLGLLLNALFTGVSSLPFWEVVAKTTPPGRRAALFSARNLVGGLLAFLAGFGVREVLALPLPFPLPYALLFALGALAYGAGWYLFGLTDEPEEAPKEARLDLKAPLLRPAFRRYLGVRLLLALAGLAEPFYAAYAVRVLGQGKELGLYLALYALAFTLSNLLWARMAARGSRGVLQVGAGLALLAPLLALSLSPGLFGLVFLLQGAYLAALGLATTTYLLNLAPPGERSAAIGLANTLAGLFAFSPVLGGYLADRLGFAALFLLAALLYALALLLGRRLPEEG; this is translated from the coding sequence ATGTGGAAGGCCCCGAGGGAGGGCAGGAGCACCATCCTCACCATCTTAGACCTGCGGGAGCGGAACTACCGCCTGGCCGTGGTGAACGGCTGGCTGGTGTGGCTAGGGGACGCCTTTCTCAACCCCAACATCGTCCTCTCGGGTTTCGCCGCCAAGCTTGGGGCCCCCGGGGCCTTCATCGGCCTCCTCCCCGCCCTCCTCCAGGCGGGGGGGATGGTGCCCCAGGCCTTCCTCGCCCCCTGGGTGGCGAGGCTTCCCCGGAAGATCGTGCTCTACCGGAAGGTGGCCGCCCTGAGGCTTTCCGGGGTCCTCCTCATGGCCCTCTCCGCCCTCCTCTTTGGGCAAAACCCCTCCCTCCTTCTCCTGGGCTTCCTCCTGGGCCTTCTCCTGAACGCCCTCTTCACCGGGGTCTCTAGCCTCCCCTTCTGGGAGGTGGTGGCCAAGACCACGCCCCCAGGGAGGCGGGCCGCCCTCTTCTCCGCCCGGAACCTGGTGGGGGGGCTTCTCGCCTTCCTGGCGGGGTTTGGGGTGCGGGAGGTGCTTGCCCTTCCCCTCCCCTTCCCCCTGCCCTACGCCCTCCTCTTCGCCCTGGGGGCCTTGGCCTACGGCGCAGGCTGGTACCTCTTCGGCCTCACCGACGAGCCTGAGGAAGCCCCTAAGGAGGCGAGGCTGGACCTTAAAGCCCCCCTCCTTCGCCCCGCCTTCCGCCGCTACCTGGGGGTGCGCCTTCTCCTCGCCCTCGCGGGCCTCGCCGAGCCCTTCTACGCCGCCTACGCCGTGCGGGTCCTGGGGCAGGGGAAGGAGCTCGGCCTTTACCTCGCCCTCTACGCCCTGGCCTTCACCCTCTCCAACCTCCTCTGGGCCCGGATGGCGGCCAGGGGGTCCAGGGGGGTGCTCCAGGTGGGGGCGGGCCTTGCCCTCCTCGCGCCCCTCCTCGCCCTTTCCCTCTCCCCCGGCCTCTTCGGCCTGGTCTTCCTCCTCCAGGGGGCCTACCTGGCCGCCTTGGGCCTCGCCACCACCACCTACCTCCTGAACCTGGCCCCACCCGGGGAAAGGAGCGCCGCCATCGGCCTCGCCAACACCCTGGCGGGCCTTTTCGCCTTCTCCCCGGTCCTCGGGGGGTACCTGGCGGACCGCCTGGGCTTCGCCGCCCTTTTCCTCTTGGCCGCCCTCCTCTACGCCCTAGCCCTCCTCCTGGGGAGGAGGCTCCCGGAGGAGGGCTAA
- the thrS gene encoding threonine--tRNA ligase, translating into MTVYLPDGKALDLPEGATAKDVARALGPAWEREAVGAIVNGELYDLLKPLPEGAKVRLLTEKDPEYQHLFRHTLAHVLAQAVKEHFREKGYDPERVKLGVGPVVEKGFYYDIDAPEPLSEEDLPALEERMRRILKRDLPLRRFVLSREEALARYRGKDPYKTELIEEIPEGEEISFYQQGEGEEGFTDLCRGPHVPSTGRIPPHFRLTHVAGAYFRGDERRPMLQRVYGVAFRTAEELKEYLWQLEEAKRRDHRRLGRELELFLLDPMVGKGLVLWLPRGNAIREELMAFMREEQVRRGYQLVTTPHIGSLELYKTSGHYPYYAESQFPPMRLEERGEGAPPEGERVLEEYLLKPMNCPHHIRIYAYRKRSYRELPLRLAEFGTVYRYEKPGELLGLTRVRGFTQDDAHLFCTPEQVKGEFLGVLDLVLKVFATLGLKEYRARIGTRDPKSGKYVGEEAKWALAERQIEEAAAEAGLQYTVEPGDAAFYGPKLDFVVKDALGREWQLGTIQVDYNLPERFGLSYVGKDGEEHRPVMLHRAPFGSLERFIGILIEHFAGDFPLWLAPEQVLVVPVSEKQEDYALLVAGRLKEAGLRAEADLRPERMQARIRDAELRKVPYVLVVGEKEKAEGTVSVRRRHRGNLGAMPLAAFLEGVLREYRERRLESVF; encoded by the coding sequence ATGACCGTGTACCTGCCGGATGGGAAGGCCCTGGACCTGCCCGAGGGGGCCACGGCCAAGGACGTGGCCCGGGCCCTAGGGCCCGCCTGGGAGCGGGAGGCGGTGGGGGCCATTGTGAATGGGGAGCTCTACGACCTCCTGAAGCCCCTCCCGGAGGGGGCGAAGGTGCGCCTCCTCACGGAGAAGGACCCCGAGTACCAACACCTCTTCCGCCACACCCTGGCCCACGTCCTGGCCCAGGCGGTGAAGGAGCACTTCCGGGAAAAGGGCTACGACCCGGAACGCGTCAAGCTGGGGGTGGGGCCGGTGGTGGAGAAGGGCTTTTACTACGACATAGACGCCCCCGAGCCCCTCTCGGAGGAGGACCTTCCCGCCCTAGAGGAGAGGATGCGCAGGATCCTCAAGCGGGACCTCCCCTTGAGGCGCTTCGTCCTCTCGCGGGAGGAGGCCTTAGCCCGCTACCGGGGGAAGGACCCCTACAAGACGGAGCTCATAGAGGAGATCCCCGAGGGGGAGGAGATCAGCTTCTACCAGCAGGGGGAGGGGGAGGAGGGCTTCACCGACCTCTGCCGGGGGCCCCACGTCCCCTCCACGGGCAGGATCCCCCCCCACTTCCGGCTCACCCACGTGGCCGGGGCCTACTTTAGGGGGGACGAAAGGCGCCCCATGCTGCAAAGGGTCTACGGGGTGGCCTTCCGCACCGCCGAGGAGCTTAAGGAGTACCTCTGGCAGCTGGAGGAGGCCAAAAGGCGGGACCACAGGCGGCTTGGGCGGGAGCTGGAGCTCTTCCTCCTTGACCCCATGGTGGGGAAGGGCCTGGTGCTTTGGCTTCCCCGGGGGAACGCCATCCGGGAGGAGCTCATGGCCTTCATGCGGGAGGAGCAGGTCAGGCGGGGCTACCAGCTCGTCACCACCCCCCACATCGGGAGCCTGGAGCTCTACAAGACCTCGGGCCACTACCCCTACTACGCGGAAAGCCAGTTCCCCCCCATGCGGCTAGAGGAACGGGGCGAGGGCGCCCCGCCGGAAGGCGAACGGGTTCTGGAGGAGTACCTCCTCAAGCCCATGAACTGCCCCCACCACATAAGGATCTACGCCTACCGCAAGCGCTCCTACCGGGAGCTTCCCCTAAGGCTTGCCGAGTTCGGCACGGTCTACCGCTACGAGAAGCCGGGGGAGCTTCTGGGCCTCACCCGGGTAAGGGGCTTCACCCAGGACGACGCCCACCTCTTCTGCACCCCCGAGCAGGTGAAGGGGGAATTTCTGGGCGTCTTGGACCTGGTGCTGAAGGTCTTCGCCACCCTGGGCCTCAAGGAGTACCGGGCCCGGATCGGCACCCGCGACCCCAAGAGCGGCAAGTACGTGGGGGAGGAGGCCAAGTGGGCCCTGGCCGAGCGGCAGATTGAGGAGGCCGCGGCCGAGGCCGGGCTTCAGTACACGGTGGAGCCGGGGGACGCCGCCTTCTACGGGCCCAAGCTGGACTTCGTGGTGAAGGACGCCCTGGGGAGGGAGTGGCAGCTCGGCACCATCCAGGTGGACTACAACCTGCCCGAGCGCTTCGGCCTAAGCTACGTGGGGAAGGACGGGGAGGAGCACCGCCCGGTGATGCTCCACCGGGCTCCCTTCGGCTCTTTGGAGCGCTTCATCGGCATCCTCATTGAGCACTTCGCCGGGGACTTCCCCCTTTGGCTTGCCCCGGAGCAGGTTTTGGTGGTGCCGGTCTCGGAGAAGCAGGAGGACTACGCCCTCCTGGTGGCGGGAAGGCTGAAGGAGGCGGGCCTGAGGGCCGAGGCCGACCTCCGCCCCGAAAGGATGCAGGCCAGGATTCGGGACGCCGAGCTGAGGAAGGTGCCCTACGTCCTGGTGGTGGGGGAGAAGGAGAAGGCCGAGGGGACGGTGAGCGTGCGCCGGCGCCACCGGGGGAACCTGGGAGCCATGCCCCTCGCCGCCTTCCTGGAAGGGGTCCTCCGGGAGTACCGGGAAAGAAGGCTGGAATCGGTTTTCTGA
- a CDS encoding PaaX family transcriptional regulator C-terminal domain-containing protein, with amino-acid sequence MRARSTLFTLFLEYVYPERQTPARALVAMMEALGFSEMAVRAALSRSAKRGWVVASREGRTARYALSDRVYWQVGQVRRRLYGPLPPWDGSFLLVLPEEPRARGERERFRREMALLGYGSLQSGVYLGVSAEPKATRELLAFYGLKATFFRGAPLGQEGAWLGAFPLERAEAHYRVLDLEGPLPQDPLEAFRTLTRLVHEMRKILFLDPLLPPELLPPGFSGLPLRRRFLEVREALKGRALPFLKALGLPLKALSPEAR; translated from the coding sequence ATGCGGGCTCGCTCCACCCTCTTCACCCTCTTTTTGGAGTACGTTTACCCGGAGAGGCAGACTCCCGCGCGGGCCCTGGTGGCCATGATGGAGGCCCTGGGGTTTTCGGAGATGGCGGTGCGGGCGGCGCTTTCCCGGAGCGCCAAGCGGGGCTGGGTGGTGGCCTCCAGGGAGGGCCGGACCGCCCGGTACGCCCTCTCCGACCGGGTCTATTGGCAGGTGGGCCAGGTGCGGCGCCGCCTCTACGGGCCCCTTCCCCCCTGGGACGGCTCCTTTCTCCTGGTATTGCCGGAGGAGCCGAGGGCGCGGGGGGAGAGGGAGCGCTTCCGCCGGGAGATGGCCCTTCTGGGCTACGGGAGCCTGCAAAGCGGGGTCTACCTGGGGGTGAGCGCCGAGCCCAAGGCCACCCGGGAGCTCCTCGCCTTCTACGGCCTAAAGGCCACCTTCTTCCGGGGCGCGCCCCTGGGGCAGGAAGGGGCGTGGCTTGGGGCCTTTCCCCTGGAGCGGGCGGAGGCCCACTACCGGGTCTTGGACCTGGAGGGCCCCCTCCCCCAGGACCCCCTCGAGGCCTTCCGCACCCTCACCCGCCTGGTCCACGAGATGCGCAAGATCCTCTTCCTGGACCCCCTCCTGCCCCCCGAGCTCCTGCCCCCGGGGTTTTCCGGGCTTCCCTTGAGGCGGCGCTTCCTCGAGGTGCGGGAGGCGCTTAAGGGGCGGGCCCTCCCCTTCCTTAAGGCCCTGGGCCTTCCCCTTAAGGCCCTCTCACCCGAGGCCCGGTAA
- a CDS encoding ABC transporter substrate-binding protein: MRRFGFLLFLSLAQAQVVLPFWHTAGPPGDRVLLEAVQSFNESQKAYRIEPRYVGDYREAGVKLLSALRSGGAPALFHGELSFLARLAQEGVALPLDPYLQGLPKDLYPRALEAGGVKGKTYGLPLGLSVPALYYNKDAFRAKGLKAPRTWKEVEEAAARLSGRTTKGLVISTDIWSFNAIVMSLGGSLVRGNLPNFTSKEAVEALEMLYRLVQKGYAQARNLAEAPFAVADFLRTKAFMGLAPTTALPVVLAQTSLPFGVGLAPLPREQEGAVPLSGAVLTVLKGAGPEGARGAVAFWLHFLEPKRQAAWVRTTWYLPLRREAERELSDFLKDPERAQVFAQAEVARPWSQDPEMVVWYGFLEEALERSLKQGVRPREALEEAQRKALAVEGR; this comes from the coding sequence ATGCGGCGCTTTGGTTTCCTGCTTTTCCTCTCCCTCGCCCAGGCCCAGGTGGTCCTCCCCTTCTGGCACACGGCGGGCCCCCCGGGGGACCGGGTGCTTTTGGAGGCGGTCCAGAGCTTCAACGAGAGCCAGAAGGCCTACCGCATAGAGCCCCGCTACGTGGGGGACTACCGCGAGGCGGGGGTGAAGCTCCTCTCCGCCCTGCGCTCCGGGGGGGCCCCGGCCCTCTTCCACGGGGAGCTCTCCTTCCTGGCCCGGCTCGCCCAGGAAGGGGTGGCCCTCCCCTTGGACCCCTACCTGCAGGGCCTCCCCAAGGACCTCTACCCGAGGGCCCTCGAGGCGGGGGGGGTAAAGGGGAAGACCTATGGCCTTCCCTTAGGGCTTTCCGTGCCCGCCCTCTACTACAACAAGGACGCCTTCCGGGCCAAGGGGCTCAAGGCCCCCAGGACCTGGAAGGAGGTGGAGGAAGCGGCGGCAAGGCTCTCGGGCCGCACCACCAAGGGGCTTGTGATCTCCACGGACATCTGGAGCTTCAACGCCATCGTCATGAGCCTGGGGGGAAGCCTGGTCCGGGGAAACCTGCCCAACTTCACCTCTAAGGAGGCGGTGGAGGCCCTGGAGATGCTCTACCGCCTGGTGCAGAAGGGGTACGCCCAGGCCCGGAACCTGGCCGAGGCCCCCTTCGCCGTGGCCGACTTCCTGAGGACCAAGGCCTTCATGGGCCTGGCCCCCACCACCGCCCTCCCCGTGGTCCTGGCCCAGACCTCCCTCCCCTTCGGGGTGGGCCTGGCCCCCCTGCCCAGGGAACAGGAGGGGGCGGTGCCCCTCTCGGGGGCGGTCCTCACCGTGCTCAAGGGGGCAGGCCCCGAGGGGGCCCGGGGGGCGGTGGCCTTCTGGCTCCACTTCCTGGAGCCCAAGCGCCAGGCGGCGTGGGTGCGCACCACCTGGTACCTCCCCTTGCGCAGGGAGGCGGAAAGGGAGCTTTCCGACTTCCTCAAGGACCCGGAGAGGGCCCAGGTCTTCGCCCAGGCCGAGGTGGCCCGCCCCTGGAGCCAAGACCCGGAGATGGTGGTCTGGTACGGCTTCCTGGAGGAGGCCCTGGAGCGAAGCCTCAAGCAGGGGGTGCGGCCCCGGGAGGCCCTCGAGGAGGCCCAAAGGAAGGCCCTGGCGGTGGAAGGGCGCTAG
- a CDS encoding ABC transporter substrate-binding protein — MGKLWPLAFLLLPALAQTEIPFWHAMDGPAGRLLAQFAQEFNARQARYRVLPQYAGDYREAETKLVAALRAGTGPVLFQAELSFLPRLVGEGRALALDPYLGLDRGFVEDLFEPAWNYGVVEGRRYGLPFNTSTPVLFYNLDAFRAKGLKAPRTWKEFEETARALTSRQAKGFIFVTDPQAWLFEAMVTSRGGSLVKEGGPNFTAKEALEALGMLHRLNRAGALSVRSLAEATFAQLDFVRTKGMMVMASIANWPAAENFSFAFALGVAPVPREEGGKVPMGGAQLVVLKGASEAQARGAVEFWKYLMEPANVARWVQASYYVPVRKSALPLLEGFYRENPFRKVAFEQVAYAQERPRLPQFSAWAGVLAEALEKSLKGGVPPERALEEAQRKAEALR; from the coding sequence ATGGGAAAGCTCTGGCCCCTGGCCTTCCTCCTCCTCCCCGCCCTGGCCCAGACCGAAATCCCCTTCTGGCACGCCATGGACGGCCCGGCGGGGAGGCTCCTTGCCCAGTTCGCCCAGGAGTTCAACGCCCGCCAGGCCCGGTACCGCGTCCTCCCCCAGTACGCCGGGGACTACCGGGAGGCCGAGACCAAGCTGGTGGCCGCCCTGCGCGCGGGCACGGGCCCCGTGCTCTTCCAGGCGGAGCTCTCCTTCCTCCCCCGGCTCGTGGGGGAGGGGAGGGCCCTAGCCCTAGACCCCTACCTGGGCCTGGACCGGGGGTTCGTGGAGGACCTCTTTGAGCCCGCCTGGAACTACGGGGTGGTGGAGGGGAGGCGGTATGGCCTTCCCTTCAACACCTCCACCCCGGTCCTCTTCTACAACCTGGACGCCTTCCGGGCCAAGGGGCTCAAGGCCCCCAGGACCTGGAAGGAGTTTGAGGAGACCGCCAGGGCCCTCACCTCCCGCCAGGCCAAGGGGTTCATCTTCGTTACCGACCCCCAGGCCTGGCTCTTTGAGGCCATGGTGACCAGCCGCGGGGGGAGCCTGGTCAAGGAGGGGGGGCCCAACTTCACCGCCAAGGAGGCCCTCGAGGCCCTGGGGATGCTCCACCGCCTGAACCGGGCGGGGGCCCTCTCGGTGCGAAGCCTGGCCGAGGCCACCTTCGCCCAGCTGGACTTCGTGCGCACCAAGGGGATGATGGTCATGGCCTCCATCGCCAACTGGCCCGCGGCCGAGAACTTCTCCTTCGCCTTCGCCCTGGGGGTGGCCCCCGTGCCCCGGGAGGAGGGGGGGAAGGTGCCCATGGGCGGGGCCCAGCTTGTGGTCCTGAAGGGCGCCTCCGAGGCCCAGGCCCGGGGGGCGGTGGAGTTCTGGAAGTACCTCATGGAACCCGCCAACGTGGCCCGGTGGGTGCAGGCCAGCTACTACGTGCCGGTGCGGAAGTCGGCCCTCCCCCTCCTGGAGGGCTTCTACCGGGAGAACCCCTTCCGCAAGGTGGCCTTTGAACAGGTGGCCTACGCCCAGGAGCGCCCCCGCCTCCCCCAGTTCTCCGCCTGGGCGGGCGTGCTGGCCGAGGCCTTGGAGAAGAGCCTCAAGGGGGGCGTGCCGCCCGAGAGGGCCCTGGAGGAGGCCCAGCGGAAGGCGGAGGCCCTGCGCTAA
- a CDS encoding sugar phosphate isomerase/epimerase family protein — translation MRLGYSPFNAEMGYEEAFRLAAELGLDLEVAYDLHEALPLPGPKELWATGEALGVGFTLHLPFVELNPASLIPSVRKLAEERLLKALEFGEALGARVGVLHTGQVPVRHPLALSLAREALEQTLSALLPLPFPVALENLALGEEDLLKGPEALRDLLGRFPQYGFCLDVGHALVELGPRGPLLYWEALGERLLHLHLHDNHGRRDDHLPVGAGRVPWERLTPLLRGFSGTAALEVGGGAGGVRRSLARLGAPA, via the coding sequence ATGCGCCTGGGCTACAGTCCCTTCAACGCTGAGATGGGCTACGAGGAGGCCTTCCGCCTAGCGGCGGAGCTCGGGCTGGACCTCGAGGTGGCCTACGACCTGCACGAGGCCCTGCCCCTTCCGGGCCCCAAGGAGCTCTGGGCCACGGGGGAGGCCCTGGGGGTGGGCTTCACCCTCCACCTGCCCTTCGTGGAGCTAAACCCGGCAAGCCTCATCCCCAGCGTCCGCAAGCTCGCCGAGGAGCGCCTCCTCAAGGCCCTGGAGTTCGGTGAGGCCCTGGGGGCCCGGGTGGGGGTTCTGCACACGGGCCAGGTGCCCGTCCGCCACCCCCTGGCCCTCTCCCTGGCCCGGGAGGCCCTGGAGCAGACCCTCTCCGCCCTCCTTCCCCTCCCCTTCCCCGTGGCCCTGGAGAACCTGGCCCTGGGGGAGGAGGACCTCCTCAAGGGGCCGGAGGCCCTTAGGGACCTCCTGGGGCGCTTCCCCCAGTACGGGTTCTGCCTGGACGTGGGCCACGCCCTGGTGGAGCTCGGGCCCAGGGGGCCCCTCCTCTACTGGGAGGCCCTGGGGGAGAGGCTTCTCCACCTCCACCTCCACGACAACCACGGGCGGAGGGACGACCACCTCCCGGTGGGGGCGGGGCGGGTTCCCTGGGAGAGGCTTACCCCCCTCCTCCGGGGCTTTTCGGGCACGGCGGCCCTGGAGGTGGGGGGCGGGGCCGGGGGGGTGCGCCGGAGCCTGGCCCGGCTCGGGGCCCCGGCCTAA
- a CDS encoding c-type cytochrome, whose product MVVDRIEVYLDESQEPLAVLREPPYRLRLDTRRIPDGEHLLRVVTHFRGGGQEVREIPFAVNNYPDVLVVGLDEGGEVAGEVELRLAVGEPELPVEPVRFNPLWYVVASVVVLGGIWAYFALSPAAEKIVAEVAPPAAQEAKAPEGGAQPAAGVDPALMEKGKAVYEANCASCHQQNGQGVPGAFPPLAGNPHLADANHILNVLKNGLQGPLTVNGQTYNGQMPAFPQLSEADMKAVATYIRNSWGNAFGPVE is encoded by the coding sequence ATGGTCGTAGACCGGATTGAAGTCTACCTGGACGAGTCCCAGGAGCCCCTGGCGGTCCTCCGGGAGCCCCCCTACCGCCTGCGGCTGGACACCCGGAGGATCCCCGACGGGGAGCACCTCCTGCGGGTGGTCACCCACTTCCGAGGCGGAGGCCAGGAGGTGCGGGAGATCCCCTTCGCCGTCAACAACTACCCCGACGTCCTGGTGGTGGGCCTGGACGAGGGGGGGGAGGTGGCGGGAGAGGTGGAGCTCCGCCTCGCCGTGGGCGAGCCCGAGCTCCCCGTGGAGCCCGTGCGCTTCAACCCCCTTTGGTACGTGGTGGCCTCGGTGGTGGTCCTGGGAGGCATCTGGGCCTACTTCGCCCTCTCCCCGGCCGCGGAGAAGATCGTGGCCGAGGTGGCCCCTCCGGCCGCGCAGGAGGCCAAGGCCCCGGAGGGCGGGGCCCAGCCCGCAGCGGGGGTGGACCCGGCCCTCATGGAAAAGGGCAAGGCCGTGTACGAGGCCAACTGCGCCAGCTGCCACCAGCAAAACGGCCAGGGCGTCCCCGGGGCCTTCCCGCCCCTGGCGGGCAACCCCCACCTGGCGGACGCCAACCACATCCTCAACGTCCTCAAAAACGGCCTCCAGGGCCCCCTCACCGTGAACGGCCAGACCTACAACGGCCAGATGCCGGCCTTCCCCCAGCTCTCCGAGGCCGACATGAAGGCCGTGGCCACCTACATCCGCAACAGTTGGGGTAACGCCTTCGGACCGGTGGAGTGA
- a CDS encoding ubiquinol-cytochrome c reductase iron-sulfur subunit, which yields MDEREIRLRTSRRRLFLKAAIGTGIGLSLVSAFYVGASLRPKVVVTPDKEPLKPGDILVYAQGEGEGKPIALKDLKVGSPLLLAYPMDPKTKVVKSGEAKNTVMLARYRPEDLSPETAKNAVEGIVAYSAVCTHLGCIISQWLADQGAALCPCHGGTYDLRNGAKVVAGPPPRPVPQLPLKAEGGVLVAAGPFTGKIGVQAKGPCPKGREEV from the coding sequence ATGGACGAGCGCGAGATCCGCCTGCGCACCTCTCGGCGCCGCCTCTTCCTGAAGGCGGCCATCGGCACGGGGATCGGGCTTTCCCTGGTCTCCGCCTTCTACGTGGGGGCGAGCCTCCGGCCCAAGGTGGTGGTGACCCCCGACAAGGAGCCGCTGAAGCCCGGGGACATCCTGGTCTACGCCCAGGGGGAAGGGGAGGGGAAGCCCATCGCCCTAAAGGACCTGAAGGTGGGCTCCCCCCTGCTTCTCGCCTACCCCATGGACCCCAAGACCAAGGTGGTGAAGAGCGGGGAGGCCAAGAACACGGTCATGCTGGCCCGCTACCGGCCGGAGGACCTCTCCCCGGAGACGGCTAAGAACGCCGTGGAGGGGATCGTGGCCTACTCGGCGGTCTGCACCCACCTGGGGTGCATCATCAGCCAGTGGCTCGCCGACCAGGGCGCCGCCCTCTGCCCCTGCCACGGGGGCACCTACGACCTCAGGAACGGGGCCAAGGTGGTGGCCGGGCCTCCGCCCCGCCCCGTCCCTCAGCTTCCCCTGAAGGCGGAGGGGGGCGTCCTGGTGGCGGCGGGGCCCTTTACGGGCAAGATCGGGGTGCAGGCCAAGGGTCCTTGCCCAAAGGGGCGGGAGGAGGTGTAG
- a CDS encoding cytochrome b, producing the protein MYRWLDERLDLTGLYHKVLRKAFPVHHSFFLGEITLFAFVVLVLTGVFLTLNYEPSIREVRLPDGRTVPAAYASILYIDSLPFGAVIRSLHHWSAHAMIAAAFLHMLRILLTGAYKKPRELNYLVGLALLGLAVVTAFTGYALPYDNYAVTATRIGYGIAGSIPWIGGTLSQVLFGGEFPGSERSIPRLYSLHVLWLPLLLMGLIGLHLLIMIKQKHTQPRYAERVAPGKILGVPMYPQQLVMMVILFALYVGIMTLIAGAFLAHPVEAFGPPTPNTPAVKPDWYFLWIYGILQIIPSSWEFRLFGATIGPEFIGGVLVPGVLGLVGLLLPFVDVRKDKMRYLELPSEHPVRTSALLALLVFFLMASLAGYKIDFQQQGSLLGNNAVLWTLVLGAPLLTFALSYTLMRVFYGKEAAGREAL; encoded by the coding sequence GTGTACCGCTGGTTAGACGAACGCCTGGACCTGACCGGCCTTTACCACAAGGTCCTGCGCAAGGCCTTCCCCGTCCACCATTCCTTCTTCCTGGGGGAGATCACCCTCTTCGCCTTCGTGGTCCTGGTCCTCACCGGGGTCTTCCTCACCCTGAACTACGAGCCCTCCATCCGCGAGGTCCGGCTCCCCGACGGGCGCACGGTGCCCGCCGCCTACGCCAGCATCCTCTACATTGATAGCCTCCCCTTCGGGGCGGTGATCCGGAGCCTCCACCACTGGTCGGCCCACGCCATGATCGCCGCCGCCTTCTTGCACATGCTCCGGATCCTCCTCACGGGGGCCTACAAGAAGCCCCGGGAGCTCAACTACCTGGTGGGGCTCGCCCTCTTGGGCCTGGCCGTGGTCACCGCCTTCACCGGTTACGCCCTTCCCTACGACAACTACGCCGTGACCGCCACCCGCATCGGCTACGGGATCGCAGGCTCCATCCCCTGGATCGGGGGCACCCTGTCCCAGGTCCTGTTTGGGGGCGAATTCCCGGGCTCGGAGAGGTCCATTCCCCGCCTCTACAGCCTTCACGTCCTCTGGCTGCCCCTCCTCCTCATGGGCCTGATCGGGCTTCACCTCCTCATCATGATCAAGCAGAAGCACACCCAGCCCCGCTACGCCGAGCGGGTGGCCCCGGGGAAGATCCTGGGCGTGCCCATGTACCCGCAACAGCTGGTCATGATGGTGATCCTCTTCGCCCTCTACGTGGGGATCATGACCCTGATCGCCGGGGCCTTCCTCGCCCACCCCGTGGAGGCCTTCGGCCCCCCCACCCCCAACACCCCCGCGGTGAAGCCCGACTGGTACTTCCTCTGGATCTACGGGATCCTGCAGATCATCCCCTCCAGCTGGGAGTTCCGCCTCTTCGGGGCCACCATCGGGCCCGAGTTCATCGGGGGGGTCCTGGTGCCGGGGGTCTTGGGCCTGGTGGGCCTTCTCCTGCCCTTCGTGGACGTCCGCAAGGACAAAATGCGCTACCTCGAGCTCCCCTCCGAGCACCCCGTGCGCACCAGCGCCCTCCTGGCCCTTTTGGTCTTCTTCCTCATGGCCAGCCTCGCCGGGTACAAGATTGACTTCCAGCAGCAGGGTTCCCTCCTGGGGAACAACGCCGTGCTGTGGACCCTGGTCCTGGGAGCGCCCCTCCTCACCTTCGCCCTCTCCTACACCCTGATGCGCGTCTTCTACGGAAAGGAAGCGGCGGGGCGGGAGGCCCTCTGA